Genomic window (Methanosphaera sp.):
ACATGGTAGGAACAACAACAGTTGGACTTGTATGTCAAGATGGTGTTGTACTAGCAACAGAAACAAGAGCAACAATGGGAGCATTAATTGCAAATAAAGCAGTAAACAAATTATACCAATTAGATGATAAAGTTGGAGCAACAATTGCAGGAACAGTATCACATGCACAAACACTTATGGATGTACTACAAGCAGAAATTGCATTATACAAACTTAAAAATGAAAAAGATATGTCAATGGAAGCAATAGCAGTACTTACAAGTAACATCCTTAAATCTAATGCATATGGAGTACAACTCATACTTACAGGTGTAGATAAAAAAGGACCAAAACTCTATGGACTTGACCCTAGTGGAAGTTACATTGATGATGATTACACATCAACAGGATCTGGATCACCATTTGCATATGGGGTACTTGAAAACAAATACAGAAAAGATTTAACAACAGATGAAGGAAGACTTGTTGCACTAGAAGCTATCAGTGCTGCAAAACAACGTGATGTATACTCTGGTAATGGATTCAGACTTGCAACAATTACAGATGAAGGAATGAAAACATATACAAATGAAGAAATTGAAGAACTTGTAGCACAACTATAGGTTAATTTAAAATTAATTTAATATTCTTTTCATCTT
Coding sequences:
- the psmB gene encoding archaeal proteasome endopeptidase complex subunit beta, translated to MNQSNENMVGTTTVGLVCQDGVVLATETRATMGALIANKAVNKLYQLDDKVGATIAGTVSHAQTLMDVLQAEIALYKLKNEKDMSMEAIAVLTSNILKSNAYGVQLILTGVDKKGPKLYGLDPSGSYIDDDYTSTGSGSPFAYGVLENKYRKDLTTDEGRLVALEAISAAKQRDVYSGNGFRLATITDEGMKTYTNEEIEELVAQL